Within the Verrucomicrobiia bacterium genome, the region ATTGTGCTGGGCAGGCGGATGGCGAGATTGCCACCTTCGTGCAGGTAATATGGCGTATCAACGAAATCAGGCGGCCACGATTTGGCGGTGCGCCAGACATTGCCGGGAGCACCGGTTTCATCCAGCGCTCCCATCACATAGTAGCGCACATTAGGCTCATTCATCACGCCATTGTTGATGCCCTTCAGCCAAAAATCGAACCATTTGATCATGTGCGCATAGACATCGAACTGCGCATTCTCAGGATAAACGAGATCGCCGACTTTGTTCGGCTTCGGATAACCGCCATGCAGCCACGGGCCGAGCAGCAGTTTTTGTCGCTTTTGGGAGTTTCCTCCGCCTTTGGTCTGGCGACCGAGGTAGCTCTGGATGGAACCGACGGACATAAAATCATACCAACTGCCGATGGTGAAGCAGGGGACATTCATGCGACCAAAATGAGGGGTGCAGTCTTCTGCCTTCCAATAGTCATCATAGGTGGGATGTCGGAACCACTCTTCCATGAGGCGAAGGTTGTCCACCGGATCGCGCGCTTCCTTGGCAAGCTCTGCATGGCGTAATGGACGGTAGATGCCACCGATGCGATAGCCTTCATGAAAGAGGCTTAAGCCGGTATCCATCATGTACTGGCAGACGAGATGGGGCGGGGCGGAGACGGCGAGGAAGTTCTGGGCGAAGCCGCCTTGGGAACCGCCGAACGTGCCGACCTTGCGGTTGCACCACGCCTGCCGGGCAAACCACTCCACCAGATCATAGCCATCCTGTTGCTCGCCCCAGCCAAGTGCGCGATAGCCCTGCCAAACGCCTTCAGATTCATGCGAGCCGCGGAAGTTCACTTTGGCAACGACGTAGCCATTCTCAGCGAGTTTGGCCATTTCCTTGCGCGTGGCTGCATTCGTGATGCTGACATAGCGTTGCTCGAAGATGACGGGATGTGGACCAACTTTATCCGGGAAGTAAACGTATGCTGACAGTTTCACGCCGTCGCGCATGGGAATCATGAAGTGTTCTTCACGGACATTGCCGAGATCGAGCGGGGGGAGTTCGGCGGCATGCGTCAGTCTGGCTGCAAATGACAAGACGATTAGCAAGACCAGGTATGGAAGCGGCATGAGAATGGTGTAGCCGGAGACTGGCTGTACAGCAAGCAGGCGGATGCGTGAGCATCCGCCTGCGGTCTCTTGGCTTAAATCACTTTTTGCTTTCGGCGCGAATCTTTTCGGCGTCGGCTATGACTTCAGCGGCGGTTTTGCCGTGGAGGGCCTGGCGCATGGCTTTTTCTCCCTCTTCCGGATTCAGCATGTTTCCGAGAAGGTGTTTGGCCCCGATCTGCATCGCTGCATCCTGGAATTTCTTCTTCTCCTCGGCAGACATGGGTTTGAGGATCTCTTCCACGGATTTTTTCATGGTCTCGTCCGTGGTGGCATCGATCCGTTTAGGAGCCCCGCCACAACCTCCCGCCAACAAGGCAAGAGCCAGCAATAATGTTCCGATGTATTTCATGATTTCTTCCGGGGGATGGGCCAACGTGTTTCTGGCACCAACCTCCAAGACGATCAATCAATATCAATATGCGAAAAATCCAAGACAATAATCCTCTGAGGGACGACGGGTGGCTGAGGCGGCGAATATGGAATCACAGCCGGGGGGGCTGGGATCCGTCTGAAGAAGTTTGCGGAGGTATGTCTTCCGTCGTGGCATCATTATCGGGCCGATTGCGTTGGAAAACATCCAAAACATCTTCCGGGTCAAAATGAGCCAGATCGACGCCTTCATCTGGAGCGCGAAGTGTTGCGATTTGCAACTGGTGGGCAATCGTCTGCACGGTGCTGAGCGAGTAGTATTTTATGGCACCGACGCTCAGATGTGCCTTGAAAATGACCACCACCAGGCTGTTCACGTCCACGTTCACCCACAGCATGTTCGCGATCTCGCCCTGCTGGAACATGCTGCTGAAGTTCGTTTCGTTAAGGCGGTCGGCGATGAACTGGGTGGCGGCGAAAGCATTCGCAGCTAGGGTGGCAAGTTCCGTGGTATTAAAAATCTCAGTATCGCCCTGTTGCGCGATGAGGTATCCCGCCTTTTCCACGAAGAGCGCGGTGCTGGCCTCGCTCTTCACGAGAAGATCTTTTAAAGCAGTATTGATCTGCTCGAAGTCTTCTTCGGTAAGACTGGGAAATGGCGTCATTTGTGATATGACAACAACCGGTTACGGAAGTGCAGCGCGAAACTTATTTGCGACCACCCTGGTTGATGAACTTGTGCAGGAGCATGCGGGTAATCATGTTCAAAGTTTCGAACACGCCCACACCCTTGAAGGCGGCACCTTCGAAGGAAGGCACGCGCACATCGCGGTTGTTCAGCAAGAAATCCATGTATTCCACTGGGGCGACGTTCGGCAGGTCGCGCTTGTTGTATTGGAGTACGTAGGGGATGTCCGCGAGATTCAACCGGAGAGTCTTCAAGTTGTCCTCCAGGTTCGCGAAGCTCTCGACGTTCTCCTCCATCTTGTCGTACTGGGAATCAGCAACGAAGACGATGCCGTCCACACCGCGCAGCACCAATTGGCGCGTGGTGTTGTAGATGACCTGACCGGGAACGGTATAGAGCTGGAACTTGGTCTTGAAACCCTTGATCGACATGGCCTCGATGGGAAGGAAGTCGAAGAAGAGTGTGCGGTCTGAACTGGTGGCCAGTGAGACGAGCTTGCCCTTGTCCTCGGGGTTGGTCGTCTTCACATCGGAATGGACCTTCTCAAGGTTCGTCGTTTTGCCACACTGGGCCGGGCCGTAGTAGACGATCTTGACCTGGATTTCCTTGGTCGCCTGGTTGATGATTGCCATAGGGTTTTACGGTTACTCGTTTAGCTCAGGGTTGCGGCCAGTTTTTTAAGCTCGTCCACAGGCAGCGAAGCATCTGCCTTGCCAATCGCGGCCAAAAAAGTGCGACCGGATTTGATGATGGCAAGACTGCGGTTGCTGGTCTGCACGGATACGGCCTTCGGCTCGCCCAGTTTCAAATCGCCCGTGAACTGGTTCATGCGGCTGAACATCGCCACCACGAATCCGGCGAAGGCGTCCGCATTGAACTCGGCTGGCAACTGCGCTGCGACTTTCAGGCCTTCAGGTGAGGCTACGACCACGCCTTCCACGTTTGGCAGGGCCAAAACTTTGGTGACGAGCTCGGACGGATTGGAGATCGAGGCTGGTGCAGCGGTAGGTGCCGGAGCTGCTGCTGCTGCGGGAGCCGCTGCTGCTGCGGGAGCCGGAGCTGCAGGGACCGGAGCTGGACCTTTGCCGGAGAAAACGTCCGGGATGTTCTTGTCCACTGCGATGGACTTCTGGGCAGCACCCGGCTTGCGGGCGGCCATGAACAGCGGGATGACGATCTTCAGCGGCAGTTCGAGATTTTCCGCATCACGATTGGCACCAACCGAAGCAGGCAGAGCCGGAGTGATCCAGCCGCGCAACTGGCTCCAAGTGAAGAGAATCTTGCCCTTGCGCATCATCGGCTCCACCAAATCCAGCGGGACATTGATGGTCAGACCGGCCAAGTTGTGCTTGGCGAGTTCACCTTTGATATCTTCCGGCCACGTGCCGTAAAGCGCTTCTACGCCGCTGGACAAGTTACCGCCTGTAGGTGCTGCTGCAGGAGCGGCGGCTGCGGGAGCGGGTGCCGGAGTGGGTAAAGGAGTTTGCGGCTTGATGGCTGCCGGAGCTGGGGCAGGCGCCGGGGCTGGAGCGGCTGGTTTGGCCGCAGGAGCAGAGGGACGTAACGAAGCCGGATCAGGCAAGCCCATGGAGGGCTTGATAGGCGCCGAAGGCTCGACAGCAGGAGCGGGTGCCGGGGCTGGCGCAGCGGGTTTCGGAGCCGGTGCGGGCGTGGGCGTGGGCAAAGGAGTTTGTGGCTTGATCGCCGCGGGTGCTGGGGCGGGAGCCGGAGCAGGCGCTGGGGCTGGGGCTGGGGCTGGGGCTGGGGCTGGCGGCGGCGCCACCGGAGCGGGTTTGATCTGGGCTTTGCTAGGATCAGCAGCATCGCCATCTGCGCCGAAGACGGGTTTGATATCATCAGGGATATCAATGATGGTCTGGTTGGCACGCCGGGTGAATTGACCGGGTTTGACCTTGGAGAGCACTTCTTTTAGCGGGAGGCTGATCAAGGTCTGGTCCAAGGAGGCATCGCCACCGTAACCGGCGGTGCCTGTTTGGGCCTTAAGTTCCGAGTAAGTGATCTTGACGCTGCCTTTGGGGAGACCTTCCAGCACGCGCTGGAGGGAAACCTTGATGGTGGCGTCTCCAGAGGGTTGGGCGGTGACCAATCCCTTCAGTTCCAGCGGCAGGTTCTCAAGCACACCTTTCAGAGATACCGTGATGGTTTCGCCGGAGGGTACGGCTGGAGCCGGGGTGGCTGTAGCGGCTGCCGCTTGGGCGGCAGGTTTGGATTGAGCCACCGGAGCTGCCGATGGTTGGGACTCGGTCTTTGATTTAGCTTCGGAGCCCTTCCCGAAGAGGTTCTTTATAAATCCCAGCATTTGTTTGGAGCGATCTAGTTGTCCTTGAAATCGGCTGCAAACCAGTCGATACCAATTAAGTGCGCTTGCCTTTTGTGGCGCAAAAGAATTTAGATAGCAAGAAATTAACTGCAAAAGCGGAATTGAAAAAGGGTTATGGCTGAAAAGCATAAAATCTTGATACTGGACGATGAGCAGGATCTCTTGGACCTGTATCGCGACCTGTTGAGCAAGCTGCCCAGCCAGCCGGAAGTCTTCACTGCAAACTCTGGCGCCCGAGCACTGGCCTTGCTGAATGCTGAGCGGTTTTCCATGCTCCTGACGGACTTGAACATGCCGGGAATGGACGGTTTTCAAGTGATCACGATCGTGCGTCGCCGTTTCCCGGCCTTGCGCACGGTGGTGATGACGTCGCTGGCGGATGAGCAGATCCGTGCGCGTGCTTACGCCATGGGCATAGATCTCTATCTGGAAAAGCCTAATGAGAAGACAGATGTGCAATTGTTCATCGATTGCATCGAATCTCTGCTGGAGCGTGAAGATGCGGGCGGATTTCGCGGGGTTCAGAGCAAGAGCCTGGTGGACCTCATCCAGCTCGAATGTCTTTCACAAAGTTCCTCGGTGCTGAAGATCACGAACAAATCCGTCGAGGCACGCATCTGGATCCAGGATGGTGATGTGATCGATGCCCAGATGAATGATCTCACTGGTGAATCGGCGTTCAAAAGCATCATGAGCTGGAAGACGGGCAATTTCGAGATGCTTGCAGCCGACCCCAAGCGCACGCGCACGATTTTCGGTTCCTATCAAGGATTGTTGCTGGACACGGCACAGGCGATCGACGAGTCCCAAGCCACGGAGGTCAGCATCCAAGGTGAGCCAAGTGTGGCGGAGGGGGGCACCGCTTCGCCGTTGGGGGCGATCAGCCGTGTTCCGGGTGTGGAGTTTGCGGTGGCGGTGGACATCAATGACAAGGCCAAGGTCGATTCTTGGGGCATCGAGAACCCGGCGGCAATGGCGGCATGGGTGCATGATATGATGCACAAGCTGCACGTGATCGGTGAAAAGGTGAAGGCCGGGCATCTGTTGAAGGTGGAAGGAATGGGCGTGCAATCAAATTTAGGTTTCCTTTCACGACCGGACAAGGAATTATGCGTCGGGTTGCGGCGTAACCTCTCGCAAGGCGAGATGGCGTCAACCCTTAGCGAAGTGGGCACGAAATGGGTTTCCTAGGCTTATTCTCCAAAACGGAGCCGGAGGCGAACGTAGGCAAGCTGCCATCGGGCAGTTTCACGATCGACCGCACCGGGCGCATCATTGCGTCCACCCTGCCGCGATCGTTTGATGAGAAGCTGATCCAAGAGATCGGCAGCATCGTGCTGGAAATGTTTCAAAAAGCCCAAACGGTGAACTTGCCTCTGCGCGAGGTTTCGATTCATTATGCGGGTCTCAAGATCACTGCCCGGGAATTACGCGGCGGGGCGATGATTTTTCTGTCACCTGTGAAGATGGGGTGACAGTGGTGTAAAATTTTAACGCAGCCTAGCGAGCACACATATGTCGAACAAGAAACTGGACCAGCTCATTCTCCAACTGGAGAACTACATTGAGGTTTGGAAGCAGTTCAACAATTACATCGCCCTGGCGCGGAGCAAGAAGTTCCAGCCGGAGGATGAGAACCAGTTTCTTGAGATCAAGAGCGTCATCGCGCAGGAGTTGGAGATGATCCTCGCAGTGATTGAAAGCGGCACGCCTTCCAAGGAAGATGTGCATTCGCTGATCGGTTCAGCCCCGTCCATCCGTTACATGAGCGAACTGCCGGAAGGTTCCTTGCGCGCGATCGAGAACCAGTGGCACAAGTCTTTCATCTCCTGGCAATCCATCCTGGGCCAGTTGAAGGTTCAGCAACGTGCCGAAGAAAACAAAGGTTTCTTCAGTATGTTCGGGAAGAAGTAAGAAGATCGCGTTTTTCTTTTCTGCCAGCCGGTGTCAATTATTTGGCACCGGCTTCTTTCGTCATCAGGCTCACGTTTTTCACGTCAGCTTCCTTCGCGGCATCCATCACGGACACCATGACTCCGATTGGTGCGCCTCTATCAGCGCGGATGGCGAGTTTGACTTGTGGGTTCGCCCGGGCGGCTGCGGCTAGTTCCTCCTGAAGTTTGCCAGTGGTGAGGGCGCGGTTGCCGATGAAGAGGTGTGGCTCGGTGTTCGCGATGGTGACGACGAGGGGCGGGTCTTCCGTGGCGCCGCCTTTTGATTGGCGCGATTCCGGTAGTGCGAGTTTCACCGAGGGCAGCTGCTGTTTGAAGGTGGTGGTGACGACGAGAAAGATGAGCACGACCATCAGCACATCGATGAGAGCGATGATGATGACGGCTGGCGCCTGACGTTTGCGTGTACGTGAGAAATTCATCAGAGCACCTTTGCGGCTGGTTGGTTCATGCCGGAAGTTTTGAGCTGCTCGGTTTCTGATGGATAGAGTTTCCGGATGAGTTCATCACAGATGATCTCCAGCTCCACGGTGAAGTGGTCCACACGTTTGGTGTAGTAGCTCCACGCGACGAGTGAAGGGATGGCTACGAGCAAGCCCATCAAGGTCGCTTTCAGGGCGATGGCGATGCCGCGTGCAAAAGCAGTATTATCCCCGAGACCGGCGCTGCCGATGTCACCGAAGAGGGCGATCATTCCATAGACGGTGCCGGTGAGACCGAGCAGTGGAGCGATGCCTGTCGCGATCTCCAGGAAAACGAGGCCGCGTTCCAGGCGGGCGATTTCATGGCGGGCGCGGATCTGCAATGCGTCCACGACGTCTTCTTTGGACCATTGACTGCGTTCGAGCACGAAGAGCACGAGGCGACCCAAGGTGGAAGGGGAGTATTGGCATGAGGCGCGCAAGGTGGCGACATCGCCAGGGTGTTTGATGGCTTGCACCGCGCTCTCCACTTGTGCAGGGGTGATCTTGGATTCACGCAGGGCGAGGCCGCGTTCGATGATGAACGTGAGGCTGACGATCGAAGTGATGCCGAGCAGGACTAGAATGGCTATTTCCATGTTAAAATATTTTTCAGAGGCTGGGGAGCCGTACGTTCTTATTGATAATTGAAAGTGAAAACGACATCGCGATAGGTGCTGGCCAGTTCCCGCTTCACTTCATCCGGCCAAGCCGGAAACGGTGACGGTTTCTCGATCGCGATCTGGCAATAGGCCGTCATGATCGCGTCCACTTTTGTGTCTGCTATCTCCAGATTGCTTACGCGCCCGTTGGAGTGCATCCGGAAGCGCACCACGACGTGGCCTTTGCGGGCGATGGTTGGATTATTGTCGATCGCCGCATACCAAGCGTTGCGGATGGCATCGATGACGATTGCATCGTAACGGCCCAGCGGAGTTGCTTTGGCTTGCAGGCTGGAATTCACGGCGAAGCGCTTCACGCCGCCTTCCTGCTGCATCTTTTCACCGGGAGGACGGTAGTCATTTGATTTGAGCTTGGCCTCGTTCAAGGTTTTGGGCCTTTGCTGGCTCGGTGCTTCCGCCGTTTGTTGGGAGGTGGTTTTCTGGCTTTGAGAGGGGTGCAACTGCTCCAGATCACCGCGTTCCTGTTTGCCTTCGCCGGATTCTTGCTTGGCCATTTGCTGGCTCTTCACCGTTTTGTCCGCGATTGGTGTGTTATTCTTAAATGGATCCGCTTCCACTTTTGCCTGGGGGGTGGACTGGGGTTGCAAGGGCTTGGGTTGCGCCTTGGGAGCCTCAAAGGCCCGGATCATTTTGGTTTGTCGTCCGTCGATCTTGGGCTGATCCGTATCGAGTTTGGTGTCGGGATTGGCAGCCAGGGAATTTTGCGCGGCGTAGAATTTGACGTTCTCGGGTTCATCGACGGGTTTTTGATTTGGGTCCACTTCGATGAAGAGCATAGGCATCTCCTTGGCCGGCGGGGGTGGGGGAGTAAGTATCGCTCGATCCACATCGAGGGATTTGGCTGTCAGTTCGATGACTCTCTCCGGGGATTGGGCGATCTGCTTGAGCAACTCAGGATCACGCAACAAGGCCACGCCAAGGACTGTCGCGCCCAAGGCGAACAGCACGGCGTGTACAGCCAGCGAGATGACCAGAGCGAACAGCAACGGATGCTGTTCGATCCAGTTTCCTGAGGGATTCTTTGAAATCGCCTGCATGAAACAATAAATCGTGCCCTTACGCGACGCTGGGAGCGGCCTGTTTGTTCAAAACGAGGCTAAAAAACGCTGCCGCTACAGGCCAGCGTAGCTGCATCAACGGGTGGGCACCCAGCCGCGGCCCGGAACAAATTCCCGGCTGCCGGAGTTGGATTTGCAACCCGTGCCGAGCAGGGACACTGCCAAAAGGGCTAAAATAAACAATCGCAACATGGGGCTACTCTAAACGGTGCCGGGAAATTCGCAAAGCGACTAAATTATTTTCGGATTGAGGCTTGAACCCTTATTGAAGTCGGAACGTGCCTGTTGAAAGGGGATTGTAGATTGTCCAGGAATGGGCCAGATTGGAGGCACACGGTCGGGGTTCTATGCCGAAGGCGTCTAAATTCATGGTGGGTAAGTTGCTTCTGGATGGGGGCAACTTGAAGGGGTCGTACTTTCATCGCACGGTGGTGCTGATCTGCCAGCATGATGAGCAGGGTGCGTTCGGTCTGGTGTTAAACCGGCCGAGCAAGAACAAGGTGGAAGATGTGATCGAGACGACGTTGCCACCGCGGCTGGAGTCACTGCCGTTGTATGTGGGCGGTCCGGTGCAGGCGAATGCGCTGTCTTACCTTCACACGGATGTTTACGTGCCGCATGCGAATGTAATGCAGAACATGAACCTGGGGCATTCGCTGGAGGGGTTGGTGGAGTTGGGCGAGTCTTATTCGACGACGCAGAAGGTGCGGGTGTTCGCCGGTTATGCGGGTTGGAGTCCGGGCCAGTTGGAGGACGAGTTGAAACGGGAGAGCTGGTTGATTCACCCGGCTTCACTGGAGCTTGTTTTCGAGACGTTGCCGGATGAGGTATGGCGGGTGATCATGCGGCAGAAAGGCTGGCAGGAGCGGCTTTTGGCAGATGGTCCGGAGGATCTTTCTTGGAATTAAGCGGGGAGATCAGTGTGTGGGAAAATACTAGTTGAAATTCTTCTGGCGACGAACGACGTTGCTGCAACGCAACCCAAGAAATGCAAAGAAGTACCCTCGCATGCGCGTTGACTTTGATCCGGGTGCCCGCTAGGCTCCGCGGGAATTTCCAATAGATAAATTCAGCACCGAGAGGCAAATCGTGGCAGTAAGAGACGATTATTTGGTCGATACGCTGGTGGACATGGGCTGGTTGACCAACCAGCAGGTTGAAACCTTGCGACAAGAGGCGGATCAGGCCGGCCAGGGCGTCATTGATATGGCCCTTGCCAAGAACTGGGTGTCTACATTGAACGTGACCCAGGCCAAGGCCGCACAGTTCGGTGTGGAAGTGGTGGATCTGGCGGATATCCGCGTGCCGGATGAGGCGATCGCCGCGGTGCGTCGTGACATCGCCAAGAAATACAAGGTGGTTCCGGTGTCGGTGAATCCCATACGGGTGGCAGTGTCCGATCCGTCCGATCTCGACACGCTGGATTCTCTCCGTCACATCTTGAAGGAAGAAGTTGAGTTCTGTGTGGCGACGGAAGAGGCGCTGGATGCCGCTTTGAACAAATACTATGGCGGTGGTGCCACGGGTGAAGCGAACAAGATGATCCAGGACATCACCGAGGGCACGGTGGACATGACGGATTTCCAAAACGTGGCGGTGTCAGAAGATGATGGTACGGCTGTTGATGCCGATGCACCGATCATCAAACTGGTGAATTCCATCATCGTGGAGGCTTTCAAGCTGCGTGCTTCTGATATTCATCTGGAACCGTTGGAGAAGCGGTTCCGCGTGCGGTACCGCATCGACGGTGTCTTGCAGGAGATGAATAACCCGCCAAAGCGTTTGCAGGCGGCCTTGATCAGCCGTCTGAAAATCCAGGCAGGCATGCAAATCGCCGAAAAGCGGGTGCCGCAAGACGGTCGTATCCAGATGAATGTGGTGGGCAAGTCGATCGACCTTCGTGTCTCGTGTCTGCCCACGAACCATGGCGAGAGCATCGTCATGCGTATCTTGGACAAGACCGGTCTGAAGCTGGGGCTGGCGGAACTGGGCTTCCTCTCGGACGATCAGCAGACGTTCGAACGGTTGATCGGTCTGCCTGACGGTATCTTGCTCGTAACTGGACCTACCGGTTCCGGCAAAACGACCACGCTTTACTCCTGTCTAAACTACATCAACCGGCCTGACCGCAAGATCATCACGGTGGAAGACCCGGTGGAATACGTGCTGGCGGGTATCAACCAGGTGCAGGTGAGTGACGTGGTGGGATTGACCTTTGCTGTGGCGTTGCGCTCGATGCTGCGTCAGGCGCCGAACGTGGTGATGCTGGGTGAAATTCGTGACATTGAAACGGCGTCCATCGCCATCAATGCATCGCTGACGGGTCACTTGGTGTTCTCCACTCTGCACACGAATGATGCGCCGGGCGCGGTGACGCGTTTGATCGATATCGGTGTGAAGCCGTTCTTGGTGGCGTCCTCCACACGCGCGATGATGGCGCAACGTCTGGTCCGCAAAATCTGCAAGAAGTGCGGCCAGCCGCACCAGCCATCGGACTCGGAGTTCCGCACGCTTGGTATTGATCCGCGGACGGTGGGCGAGGTGAACTGCAAGAAGGGCAGGGGTTGCAACGAATGCAACAAGGGCGGCTACCGAGGACGGTTCGGCATCTTTGAGATCTTTTTGGTGGATGACGAGGTGCGCAAGCTGATCAATGACCGTGTGCCAACCACCGCCTTGCGTGCCCGTGCACGTGAGATGGGCATGCGGACCTTGCGTGAGGATGGTGCCCGCAAGGTGCTCGCGGGCCTGACCACCACGGAGGAAGTCATCCGTGCGACAGTGGGTGATGATGAACAGGTGATGAGTTGACCGGGAAGGGTTGTGTCTCGTCCCGTGACCGCCAGATTTTAGCCGATAATATACTATGTCTTACGCGATGTCCGACCTGCTGACCCTCATGGTGAATGAAGGGGCGGCTGACTTGCATCTCCGGGTAAACATTCCGCCATGCATCCGCCTGAACGGTACGCTTGAGCGCGTGGAAGGTCCGCCGTTGAAGCCTGAGGATACGGAAGAGTTGATGAACGCCATCGCTTCGGATGATTCCATCCAGCAGGTGCGCGAAAAGGGCGGAGCGGACTTCGGTTTCGCCTTCGGTGAACTGGCCCGTTTCCGTTGCTCCATCTTCAAGGAACGCGGCAACTTCGCACTCGTGCTGCGCCAGATTCCCAGCAAGCTGCTGACCATCGACCAGATCGGTCTCTCCAAAGACCTCGTGAACACGCTGTTGAACAAGCCGCGCGGCATGATCTTGGTGACCGGCCCCACGGGTTCCGGCAAATCGACCACCCTGGCCTCGATGATCAACATCCTCAACGAAACCCGTGACGAAGCGCACATCATCACCATTGAGGACCCCATCGAATTCTATCACAAACACAAGAAAGCGGTCATCACCCAGCGTGAAGTGCATGTGGATGTGCCGTCCTTTGCTGAAGCTCTCCGCCGCGCATTGCGTCAGGACCCGGATGTGATCCTGGTCGGTGAGTTGCGCGACTTGGAAACGATCGAGGCCGCTGTGACCGCTGCCGAGACGGGTCACTTGGTCTTCGGCACGCTGCACACGAACTCGGCGGCCAAGACGATCGACCGTATCGTGAACGCCTTCCCGATCAACGCGCAGGAAACCGTCCGCATCCAGCTCTCCACTGTGTTGCAAGCGGTGATCGCGCAGATCCTCGTGGCCCGCTCCGACAAACCTGGCCGTG harbors:
- a CDS encoding biopolymer transporter ExbD — encoded protein: MNFSRTRKRQAPAVIIIALIDVLMVVLIFLVVTTTFKQQLPSVKLALPESRQSKGGATEDPPLVVTIANTEPHLFIGNRALTTGKLQEELAAAARANPQVKLAIRADRGAPIGVMVSVMDAAKEADVKNVSLMTKEAGAK
- a CDS encoding DUF6694 family lipoprotein → MKYIGTLLLALALLAGGCGGAPKRIDATTDETMKKSVEEILKPMSAEEKKKFQDAAMQIGAKHLLGNMLNPEEGEKAMRQALHGKTAAEVIADAEKIRAESKK
- a CDS encoding CocE/NonD family hydrolase translates to MPLPYLVLLIVLSFAARLTHAAELPPLDLGNVREEHFMIPMRDGVKLSAYVYFPDKVGPHPVIFEQRYVSITNAATRKEMAKLAENGYVVAKVNFRGSHESEGVWQGYRALGWGEQQDGYDLVEWFARQAWCNRKVGTFGGSQGGFAQNFLAVSAPPHLVCQYMMDTGLSLFHEGYRIGGIYRPLRHAELAKEARDPVDNLRLMEEWFRHPTYDDYWKAEDCTPHFGRMNVPCFTIGSWYDFMSVGSIQSYLGRQTKGGGNSQKRQKLLLGPWLHGGYPKPNKVGDLVYPENAQFDVYAHMIKWFDFWLKGINNGVMNEPNVRYYVMGALDETGAPGNVWRTAKSWPPDFVDTPYYLHEGGNLAIRLPSTMQSTTSYESDPNNPMQIPGRNFPGARDARRFEEQADVLTFTTEPLKNPVEWTGKVRADLYVASTAKDTDFIVRISDVYPDGRSILIMDYIHRTRFREGWDKEVFMESGQVYRVIFDVGSLSQIFNAGHRIRVTIASTGAPLYEPNPQTGEPLTMNFPATTVKAVNTIYHQKRNASRILAPVVRIP
- a CDS encoding roadblock/LC7 domain-containing protein, which codes for MLGFIKNLFGKGSEAKSKTESQPSAAPVAQSKPAAQAAAATATPAPAVPSGETITVSLKGVLENLPLELKGLVTAQPSGDATIKVSLQRVLEGLPKGSVKITYSELKAQTGTAGYGGDASLDQTLISLPLKEVLSKVKPGQFTRRANQTIIDIPDDIKPVFGADGDAADPSKAQIKPAPVAPPPAPAPAPAPAPAPAPAPAPAPAAIKPQTPLPTPTPAPAPKPAAPAPAPAPAVEPSAPIKPSMGLPDPASLRPSAPAAKPAAPAPAPAPAPAAIKPQTPLPTPAPAPAAAAPAAAPTGGNLSSGVEALYGTWPEDIKGELAKHNLAGLTINVPLDLVEPMMRKGKILFTWSQLRGWITPALPASVGANRDAENLELPLKIVIPLFMAARKPGAAQKSIAVDKNIPDVFSGKGPAPVPAAPAPAAAAAPAAAAAPAPTAAPASISNPSELVTKVLALPNVEGVVVASPEGLKVAAQLPAEFNADAFAGFVVAMFSRMNQFTGDLKLGEPKAVSVQTSNRSLAIIKSGRTFLAAIGKADASLPVDELKKLAATLS
- a CDS encoding YqgE/AlgH family protein, producing the protein MPKASKFMVGKLLLDGGNLKGSYFHRTVVLICQHDEQGAFGLVLNRPSKNKVEDVIETTLPPRLESLPLYVGGPVQANALSYLHTDVYVPHANVMQNMNLGHSLEGLVELGESYSTTQKVRVFAGYAGWSPGQLEDELKRESWLIHPASLELVFETLPDEVWRVIMRQKGWQERLLADGPEDLSWN
- a CDS encoding MotA/TolQ/ExbB proton channel family protein yields the protein MEIAILVLLGITSIVSLTFIIERGLALRESKITPAQVESAVQAIKHPGDVATLRASCQYSPSTLGRLVLFVLERSQWSKEDVVDALQIRARHEIARLERGLVFLEIATGIAPLLGLTGTVYGMIALFGDIGSAGLGDNTAFARGIAIALKATLMGLLVAIPSLVAWSYYTKRVDHFTVELEIICDELIRKLYPSETEQLKTSGMNQPAAKVL
- a CDS encoding ADP-ribosylation factor-like protein, which codes for MAIINQATKEIQVKIVYYGPAQCGKTTNLEKVHSDVKTTNPEDKGKLVSLATSSDRTLFFDFLPIEAMSIKGFKTKFQLYTVPGQVIYNTTRQLVLRGVDGIVFVADSQYDKMEENVESFANLEDNLKTLRLNLADIPYVLQYNKRDLPNVAPVEYMDFLLNNRDVRVPSFEGAAFKGVGVFETLNMITRMLLHKFINQGGRK
- a CDS encoding response regulator → MAEKHKILILDDEQDLLDLYRDLLSKLPSQPEVFTANSGARALALLNAERFSMLLTDLNMPGMDGFQVITIVRRRFPALRTVVMTSLADEQIRARAYAMGIDLYLEKPNEKTDVQLFIDCIESLLEREDAGGFRGVQSKSLVDLIQLECLSQSSSVLKITNKSVEARIWIQDGDVIDAQMNDLTGESAFKSIMSWKTGNFEMLAADPKRTRTIFGSYQGLLLDTAQAIDESQATEVSIQGEPSVAEGGTASPLGAISRVPGVEFAVAVDINDKAKVDSWGIENPAAMAAWVHDMMHKLHVIGEKVKAGHLLKVEGMGVQSNLGFLSRPDKELCVGLRRNLSQGEMASTLSEVGTKWVS
- a CDS encoding ATPase, T2SS/T4P/T4SS family, translated to MAVRDDYLVDTLVDMGWLTNQQVETLRQEADQAGQGVIDMALAKNWVSTLNVTQAKAAQFGVEVVDLADIRVPDEAIAAVRRDIAKKYKVVPVSVNPIRVAVSDPSDLDTLDSLRHILKEEVEFCVATEEALDAALNKYYGGGATGEANKMIQDITEGTVDMTDFQNVAVSEDDGTAVDADAPIIKLVNSIIVEAFKLRASDIHLEPLEKRFRVRYRIDGVLQEMNNPPKRLQAALISRLKIQAGMQIAEKRVPQDGRIQMNVVGKSIDLRVSCLPTNHGESIVMRILDKTGLKLGLAELGFLSDDQQTFERLIGLPDGILLVTGPTGSGKTTTLYSCLNYINRPDRKIITVEDPVEYVLAGINQVQVSDVVGLTFAVALRSMLRQAPNVVMLGEIRDIETASIAINASLTGHLVFSTLHTNDAPGAVTRLIDIGVKPFLVASSTRAMMAQRLVRKICKKCGQPHQPSDSEFRTLGIDPRTVGEVNCKKGRGCNECNKGGYRGRFGIFEIFLVDDEVRKLINDRVPTTALRARAREMGMRTLREDGARKVLAGLTTTEEVIRATVGDDEQVMS